A genomic window from Triticum urartu cultivar G1812 chromosome 7, Tu2.1, whole genome shotgun sequence includes:
- the LOC125525243 gene encoding uncharacterized protein LOC125525243 — protein MVPDDVLAGILRLLAPCGLAASRCVCKAWRRVIDDRGLLRADLLPRSLGGIFLNYQDIWSTQFLSRPMTGATISGRLDYTVPGEPDLMPPIYVQDHCNGLLLLYHCVVNPATRQWAHLPPAPDLPQPPPPAMISIPCEHLVFDPTLSPNYFEVLIVPDVPSKNNDECEEEAEWPPSTLILRMFSSKSESWEERTFGREGAAAGMLPGMVGSLRIFFKH, from the coding sequence ATGGTGCCGGACGACGTGCTCGCGGGcatcctccgcctcctcgcaccATGCGGCCTCGCCGCTTCCCGCTGCGTCTGCAAGGCATGGCGCCGCGTCATCGACGACCGCGGGCTGCTGCGGGCGGACCTCCTACCACGCTCGCTTGGTGGCATCTTCCTCAACTACCAGGACATATGGTCCACGCAATTCCTCTCCCGCCCCATGACGGGCGCCACAATCTCCGGTCGTCTGGACTACACGGTGCCCGGCGAGCCCGACCTCATGCCGCCCATATACGTCCAGGATCACTGCAATGGCCTCCTCTTGCTCTACCACTGCGTGGTCAACCCTGCCACACGGCAGTGGGCGCACCTGCCACCTGCCCCGGACCTGCCCCAACCCCCACCTCCAGCCATGATCTCCATTCCGTGCGAGCACCTCGTGTTTGACCCCACTCTGTCGCCCAACTATTTTGAAGTGCTCATAGTGCCCGATGTCCCTTCCAAGAACAACGACGAATGTGAGGAGGAAGCTGAATGGCCGCCATCCACATTGATCCTACGTATGTTTTCATCAAAGTCTGAATCTTGGGAGGAGAGGACATTTGGTCGGGAAGGGGCGGCTGCAGGGATGTTGCCTGGCATGGTTGGATCACTGCGAATTTTTTTCAAACATTAG